TATCACCGATGACTTCCGATCCAAGACCTGAACTTCCCCTTTCGACGCGATGACAGCATACGGCCTGCATGCAACAGATTGCAATGTCTTAGGCACTGCACTGTGTAACCACACACGGGCTGCTTTCTTGGTATAAgagcttttctttctttcttgaaaCATGCTGGTTAATAACTAGATTTTACTATATAGTTTGTCTAGGTTGAGAAACTCACGTAGTGTTGCAAATTATCCCATGCTCCACAACGCCAACAATTTTCTCCAAGCCTTCCGCTACCTTTCCTGCAAGGTGACCAAGGCAAACCAGCTAAACCTCCATTGGAGAAATAGTTACTGAATTATCATGTCGAATTTAGATCCTCAAAGAGTGGCAAGCTTCCATTTATACATACCAAGATCCTGGATGGGGGTTGTGAAGATAACATCAAGTACGTGATGGCCCTCCTTGGTAACCAGGGGAAAGTCGCCTCCTGATGGACCGGCAGTtccaatggatggcctcctccaaaCCTTCAGGCAATGGTATCAGTCAAaaggttttttattttcttttgccggGTCGGCACGGACAGGTTTCAGGTTCAGAAGTCTAGTATAAATAATTATCAGATTGATGGGTGGTGTGCACCTCTGCGTCACCTAGGAACAGATCATCAATCTCTTCAGCGGTGTCAATCCAGTTTCCCTGAAATGATCTGCTCCTCTCTTAATGAACATCACACAAAACTGATCTGGTATCTGGTGGCAGAAGGTAGAGATTGCTTACACTTTTGACCAAAACTGGAATGGAACCCTCTATGCCATTCACATATTTGTCGTTGTCAATGATAAAGGCAACCTTGTCAGCCGATTTAACAATACCCTGTGGATCCAGACCAATCAAGAGTTGCATATAGGAAGATGAGATAATCATATAGTAATTGACATAACAGAAGTATCTGCACTGAACACAAGCAAATAGTTATATATAGAgtattttttttttcagaaaacagCGACAGTTCCATTTTGATGAACTTATTACTAAGATGCATGCTTGTTCGACTTTTCAGGAAACAAAAGGACAAGTGATAATTTAGACAGACACAAGTCAGGGAGCCTGAATGGGTTTAAGCAGTTTCCGAAGAGCTGGCTTAACAAATTTCTGAAGAGTTGCGCTAACCTTCTCTTGTATGAAAGAAGGCTGTCCGCTTTCGGTTTTCCCGCGCCCGATGACAGCAGCGAGTGTGCCCTCTTCAATTACATCAGCATCAGCGAAAGCAAAATCAATCTATACGTCAGTGAGCATGGTTTCAGCCAAAATTCTTTTCTTTCCTGCCTGCAGGATTTACAATGGTGACAAGAGAATAGAGCTTACTTGGGCGCCTTCCTCGTGGTTGCCGACCTTTATCCCTGCTTTCTCTGCCTCACTTGCACAGATCACAGACCTGGCTGATCAACCCCAACAACCGATTAGACGCAACCGATGATCAGAGTGAGCGAATGCACGAGGGATTTCAGATGTTCAGGATGCAAGTAAAGCTCATGTGGCACAGATGAACCACGGAGTGGCAGTGAAGCAATTGCAACGCTTACGAGGGTATGCCGACAATGCCGGTCAGCGAGCCTCGCCGGAGGCGCGTGCCGAGGTACTGGACGGCGAGCCCCGACGCGGCGCCGGATCCGAGCCCGACCACCATGCCGCTCTTCACGAACTCGTCCACCTGAATCAATGCCGCATAACATGAGGTAAGTGCCTCAGCATTCAGACGAAGCCGGCGGGCGGAAGAGTCAGCAAGTGTCTCCCTTATTACCGTGAGCTTGGCGGCGTCGAAGAGGCGGACGAcatcggcgtcggcggcggccgcGCAGGCCACCGAACGTCGCCCCTGGAGACACCGAGCGGCGTGGCGCTGCCGCGGCCGCGGTCGCCGGCACAGGGGGACCCGCGCGTGCGAGCTTGCCGCGATGCTTGCTCTGGCGACTGCCTCCATGGAGACGAGCGGCGAATACGGGGGCTGCCTCTCTGCTCGAGCGTCAGCTTTGCCGGTGCAGCCTAGCGGTTTCGAGACCTGCCACACAGTTTGGGTAAGCACCAGCGCTTCAGAGGATAAGGAGTGTGACAGCGCACGAGCAGCGCGACAAATTCCAAGTGAATAAGATGTGTTGGGACTTGGGAACCCATGTTTTTCTCTGTTCTGCCCACTCCAAAAAAATTGTGAAGTTATCTGTTTTTTTTATAGATTTTCATCGTGGTATAATGATACTTTTGTTATCCTCAGTTTCAAGAGATAACTGTAAAAACGTGTCACGTGTTAATTAGTAGGTGCTATTGAGCGAAAGTGTCACTCTAATCTCGAGCGCAAATGCACCCGCATGGACactaaattccaaaaaaattgcaaaaatatattaaaaGACATCTGATTTTTTTGGATGAACATCAACAAGTTCTCCAACATCCTGCAAAATTTctccactaatatatatatatatatatattgaggttTGTGCCAAAAAATGTGTGCTCCAAAATGTGTCTTTTCGAGCCttgaattttgttttttttatGTGCAGGCCTCCTCGGATGTCATTTCAAGGTGAAATTTGCATGATGTCAGAAAATGTTCATCCACAAAAATATTCagatgttttttttatttttttactatttttcgTAATGTACTATTCATGCAGGTGCATTTGTGCTTGAGATTAGATTATCCATGTCCGTTATTGAGTAGTTTTTTTTTTGTTTGCGGAATCTTTAGCAATTAGTACTTGTATGTCTTTGTGTTGTACTCTTCAAGTCAAGCGTGCCTTACATCTTAGCCATTATTGCTGCTGCCacatgggcgacaacatcaacgaACCCTAGAAACCACTGTCATCTACCTCATGCGGCAGCCTATATGTACAACTTTGAACTTTTACATGTTCCGGTTCATATGGGAAAGTGCATTTAATAGGTCTAATATATGTCATCTACCAGCTGCATCTTGCTCTAAATACACTTCTATATATAACAATGAAACTACTACTCATGTATACATCAGAAGCGCCCCTTGTGAATGGTTCAAACTATGTGATCATTTAAGCTCTATCATTCTAGTACATGTTAGTTTGTTCGAATAGACCACCAAAACAAGACCATACTCGAACATGGAATTTACATCACTTGAGGTTGTCAGTGGAAGCGCCATATATTGGCATGATGCACAAGGTGCGCGTTGTAACATATATAGACAAGTTAACCGTTTTATAAGTTACTCGGAATAAGTGGTCTCAGGAAAATAACTATCATAGTTTGGTCTTTGGAGACATCAAGTTTGTCGCGCTTCACTTCTTTTAGTTTCTCTATGGCAGATGTAAGTTTTTCTCTCCAATTTCCCAGGCCGTTTTGACCTTtggtttaccccccccccccccccaatcccctGCAAGTAGTATAGATATTTCTGCTAGTTTTTTTTGTTACATCTTCTCCCGTACGTGACTTCTGATCTATTTTCTTTCTACCAATCCTTGACTTCTCATTGACTGGTGCACTGCAGATTAGACTTCGACCCTGTGTCCCTGTGTATCATGACATTACTGGCGTCATAAACTTTGCTTCAGTCGTTATTTCTTTGAACCACGGGGCTTGTAATAAAATTGCCCATTCCTTGGCGGCAATGGGAGTGGGGACGCATGGACCTAGGCTACTATGACAAgaaggtgtgcccgatgatgttatagTGTTGGTGCTAATGGAATCAAGAGTTCCATCTAAGAAAACAAATTCTTGAACTTCCACTATGTCTAAACATTTCATTTAAATCATTTCTATTGATGATTTGTTTCATACCGATAACGATTTTTGTTGCGCTGGATTTGTCGGCTGGACGACCATGGAAGTACTGTACACTAGGCAAGAGAAATCTAGACATTGTGTCGGTCACCATACATGGTGGTTGTGCAGGTGTCCTTTCACGGTGTACCTTGATGTTGTCTTCATCCATCCACACTCTATGGATCCATCAAATGATTGGAGGGTCATTTTTAGGATTAGTTCACAGATGCAGGTGGCGGGGTGGCCCCATAGGATTTTTGACACTGTAGCAGTGCAATGCTAGCGTGCACTGCATGACTAATCTTTTCGAATCTGGTAAAAGCGGCAGGGAGCTTCTTCGATCACCTTGGCTTTGCCATACAACCACACATCAGCTTTCCTACGTTGGTTGGGCCGAGCGGTTGTTGACATTTTTTGACACATCAGCTTTCATTGGTTGGATCTGACAACTATAAGTCGTGTGTCATTGACTATGTGTTGGTTGTCTTGGATATTAGTATGCCTCTGCTGAAATCTAGCCTTCAGTTGTTGGATCAGGAAGATGGTAGTGAGGCGAACTCAGACAGTAAAATCATGTGTTCCGCCTTCAGTGACTGGTTCAAGAGATGCTGGTGTGCTGGTGTTGATACCTTGTTGAATGTGTTGTCTTGGTGCCCTGACCCATATACTAAATGTGTTGCCTCTTTTTAGTG
This window of the Triticum aestivum cultivar Chinese Spring chromosome 5D, IWGSC CS RefSeq v2.1, whole genome shotgun sequence genome carries:
- the LOC123123050 gene encoding probable ribose-5-phosphate isomerase 4, chloroplastic; translated protein: MEAVARASIAASSHARVPLCRRPRPRQRHAARCLQGRRSVACAAAADADVVRLFDAAKLTVDEFVKSGMVVGLGSGAASGLAVQYLGTRLRRGSLTGIVGIPSSVICASEAEKAGIKVGNHEEGAQIDFAFADADVIEEGTLAAVIGRGKTESGQPSFIQEKGIVKSADKVAFIIDNDKYVNGIEGSIPVLVKSGNWIDTAEEIDDLFLGDAEVWRRPSIGTAGPSGGDFPLVTKEGHHVLDVIFTTPIQDLGKVAEGLEKIVGVVEHGIICNTTPYAVIASKGEVQVLDRKSSVIPNT